Proteins co-encoded in one Aethina tumida isolate Nest 87 chromosome 7, icAetTumi1.1, whole genome shotgun sequence genomic window:
- the LOC109599925 gene encoding GRB10-interacting GYF protein 2 isoform X5, with the protein MDTFGFLFKRCSTVYKQNYTLFEVSMTDSMNFGPDWIRNLSSEGNTSGGTGTRYQLADYRYGREEMLALFERSKSIRPPASLINFKYLYSEATLEPLTLQAPTEEEQRTWQTRPISMSGRGRGGGSMERGGGGRGRGRGGYQGYGSGRSATGYDGGWAAGHVGNNGSGGGGPGAAEQTDWSSPRKEFNSARGSSVDNWRRNARGSHEEDDGWRNVSQIQGRNHDKWGRSTSWRGEGDQGEERGSQPPERGGRASWAHDSDRSLGGPGRRTWDNDDHLPEWATEHPTEGGGTFDERGAFHGSDDESTFENRSPNKREIMLQKSTSQQHISAKNQPPLSSSKSALSLSKPPDMERKREGSEKREDSNKHENGSLEKDKEKSNPNIPEKLDKEPPSETDKSEANNLLHEPNSILLNRADDDLEKLHEDLVLKLVDNEEPIKTLPTPNNFDIGGPVQPPPNLAPILNDEWFYQDPQGQMQGPFTNLEMAEWFKAGYFSNQLKIRRAVDDRFFLLGEIVALCAGGNPFTCGIRFPVQKNDVGPAMPKLVPPTAGTASEVDMMQQFQYLQMALKHGRVPPEHWGPAALSMQQRQELAAQRMLMQQQVPQEMSFMQQAPAANPLMHMLSQMQQVNKLQGTPLVDKPPATIPSPMDPQYQMHINNLMMQNRLPGAGAAGLANHMGGPGGVPGALAPDALPAGLGGLGPSGMMPIPGIPGLAGIGLMRQNPSVDQGPPDNEPLRNLLKQLSQSTAPNKIDTLWHQNQYSNSPPNQWQQPVNSAPQQSPHQQPPQSQQPPEVPLSMWDAPPQSVIGESTPPPPQMTQQPPVDQGEKQSPPTKETATKAKEDQKELKKKKEQEEKQAKKEQEEKRKQEQRKQEADKKAAEEKKRKEEERIKRELERAKRDAEEKRQRELEEKRRAKEQRKAEEEARKRTEEQRRADEERQRKEAREQEERARATEKRLAAQEQIRQQQAAKAAPWSQSAAGQGMSLADIQKAEREKRAQEAALQLQRQQMQQEQQMQLQQQQEKSSGGLNLSWAKKPVEPKKVKSLAEIQAEEQEKMAKQAAEARLQKEKEAPVTTNTNSIWNGSNLSWASTAAAQSQWSSSNSTGGFWDDNSHKSQQQSANRPSSMTKSNTVVNSVKTQQQKQQQQQKQQQPKQQQQQQQQQRKDDSQNAKTNNNNGPNDEFMKWCYKSLANIATNNDVDIPTFVCFLRDIESGSDVRDYCKEYLGDGAPAQQFAAAFLERRRALAAGKRNAALKDDMCSPAPAITPGGHHHNQDFQEVKVRAKTRKTKNQKCKKSTQEY; encoded by the exons TATGACTGATTCAATGAATTTCGGTCCAGATTGGATTCGTAATCTGTCCTCTGAAGGTAACACTTCAGGAGGCACAGGTACAAGATATCAGCTAGCTGATTATCG ATATGGAAGAGAGGAGATGTTGGCGTTGTTCGAACGCTCGAAGAGCATTCGACCTCCggcctcattaataaattttaaatacttatattCGGAAGCGACCTTAGAACCATTGACACTCCAAGCACCTACAGAAGAAGAG CAGAGGACATGGCAAACACGACCGATAAGCATGTCGGGCCGGGGCCGGGGCGGCGGCTCCATGGAAAGGGGTGGCGGCGGCAGGGGACGGGGCCGCGGCGGCTACCAGGGCTACGGTAGCGGCAGATCGGCCACCGGCTACGACGGCGGCTGGGCGGCCGGCCACGTAGGCAACAACGGCAGCGGCGGTGGCGGACCAGGCGCCGCCGAACAGACCGACTGGAGCAGTCCGCGCAAGGAGTTCAACTCGGCGAGGGGCTCTTCGGTGGACAACTGGAGGAGGAACGCGAGGGGCTCCCACGAGGAAGACGACGGATGGAGAAACGTGTCACAG atacAGGGCAGAAATCACGACAAATGGGGAAGGTCGACAAGCTGGCGGGGCGAGGGCGACCAGGGCGAAGAGAGGGGCAGCCAACCGCCCGAGAGGGGCGGCCGTGCCAGTTGGGCGCACGACAGCGATCGGTCGCTGGGCGGACCGGGCCGTCGTACGTGGGACAACGACGACCACCTACCCGAATGGGCGACCGAACACCCGACAGAAGGTGGCGGCACGTTCGACGAGCGGGGCGCCTTCCACGGTTCAGACGACGAATCGACg TTCGAGAATCGGTCGCCGAACAAACGAGAAATAATGCTGCAGAAGTCCACTTCGCAGCAGCACATTTCCGCCAAAAATCAGCCGCCCTTGTCCTCATCGAAATCGGCCCTGTCTCTCAGCAAACCCCCCGATATGGAACGCAAGAGGGAG GGATCGGAAAAGAGGGAGGATTCCAATAAACACGAAAATGGCAGCTTAGAAAAGGACAAGGAAAAGTCGAACCCAAATATTCCAGAAAAACTTGATAAGGAGCCCCCAAGCGAAACAGATAAGTCTGAAGCAAATAATTTGCTACACGAACCGAATTCCATTTTACTTAATAG GGCGGATGATGATCTTGAAAAATTACACGAGGACTTGGTATTGAAACTTGTTGATAACGAGGAACCAATAAAAACTCTACCAACGCCAAACAATTTCGACATAGGAGGTCCGGTGCAACCTCCACCAAACCTGGCACCAATACTCAATGACGAGTGGTTCTATCAGGATCCACAG GGTCAAATGCAAGGCCCGTTCACGAACCTCGAGATGGCCGAATGGTTCAAGGCAGGTTACTTCAGTAACCAGTTGAAAATCCGGCGCGCGGTGGACGATCGATTCTTCCTGCTGGGCGAGATCGTGGCGTTGTGCGCCGGCGGTAATCCGTTCACCTGCGGCATACGTTTCCCCGTGCAGAAGAACGACGTCGGACCCGCAATGCCGAAGTTGGTGCCGCCGACGGCCGGCACCGCCTCGGAGGTGGACATGATGCAGCAGTTTCAGTATCTGCAGATGGCGCTTAAGCACGGGCGCGTACCACCGGAGCACTGGGGCCCCGCCGCCCTTTCGATGCAACAGAGGCAGGAGTTGGCGGCGCAGAGGATGCTGATGCAGCAG CAGGTACCTCAAGAAATGTCATTCATGCAGCAAGCGCCAGCTGCTAATCCATTAATGCATATGTTATCTCAAATGCAACAA GTGAACAAGCTGCAGGGAACGCCGCTGGTCGACAAGCCGCCCGCCACCATCCCGAGTCCGATGGACCCACAATACCAGATGCACATTAATAATCTGATGATGCAGAACCGGTTGCCGGGTGCGGGCGCCGCCGGCCTGGCCAATCACATGGGCGGACCGGGCGGCGTACCCGGCGCTCTCGCGCCCGACGCCCTGCCTGCCGGACTGGGCGGGTTGGGGCCGTCGGGCATGATGCCCATACCCGGCATACCCGGACTGGCCGGCATCGGACTGATGCGACAGAATCCGTCGGTGGATCAGGGGCCACCGGATAACGAGCCGCTGCGTAACTTACTGAAACAGTTGAGTCAGAGCACTGCACCCAATAAG ATCGACACACTGTGGCACCAGAACCAGTATTCAAACTCGCCTCCTAATCAGTGGCAACAACCGGTGAACAGTGCGCCACAACAATCCCCACACCAACAGCCACCACAAAGTCAGCAGCCTCCCGAGGTGCCGCTGAGCATGTGGGACGCACCGCCACAATCAGTAATCGGGGAGTCCACACCACCACCTCCACAAATGACACAACAGCCACCGGTCGACCAAGGTGAGAAACAGTCGCCTCCGACTAAAGAAACGGCCACCAAAGCGAAAGAAGACCAGAAAGAGCtgaaaaagaagaaagaaCAGGAGGAGAAACAGGCCAAAAAAGAGCAAGAGGAGAAACGGAAACAAGAACAAAGAAAACAG gaGGCTGACAAAAAGGCGGCCGAAGAGAAGAAGCGCAAAGAGGAGGAGCGCATCAAGCGCGAACTAGAGCGTGCGAAACGCGACGCCGAAGAGAAACGACAGCGCGAACTGGAAGAAAAGCGACGTGCCAAGGAGCAGCGCAAGGCGGAAGAGGAGGCACGCAAGCGCACCGAAGAACAGCGTCGTGCCGACGAGGAACGACAGCGCAAGGAGGCACGCGAACAGGAGGAACGTGCCCGCGCCACCGAGAAACGCCTTGCCGCCCAGGAACAAATAAGGCAACAGCAGGCGGCCAAGGCGGCGCCGTGGTCGCAATCGGCGGCCGGACAGGGCATGTCTTTGGCTGACATTCAGAAAGCTGAGAGGGAGAAGAGGGCGCAGGAGGCGGCGCTTCAACTCCAAAGACAACAGATGCAG CAGGAGCAGCAAATGCAGTTGCAACAGCAGCAGGAAAAGAGTTCCGGCGGGTTAAATCTCAGTTGGGCCAAGAAACCAGTAGAACCCAAAAAAGTGAAATCTCTAGCAGAGATTCAGGCTGAGGAGCAGGAGAAAATGGCTaag CAAGCTGCAGAGGCTCGTTTACagaaggaaaaggaggctccaGTCACCACAAACACCAACAGTATTTGGAATGGTTCCAACTTAAGTTGGGCAAGCACTGCGGCTGCGCAGTCTCAGTGGTCTTCGTCCAACTCAA CAGGAGGATTTTGGGACGACAACAGTCACAAATCACAGCAGCAATCTGCGAACCGACCGTCCAGCATGACTAAGAGCAATACCGTTGTAAACAGCGTCAAAACGCAACAACaaaagcagcagcagcagcaaaaACAGCAGCAACCtaagcagcagcagcagcaacagcAGCAACAGAGAAAAGACGATAGCCAAAACGCCAAAACGAATAATAACAATGGACCAAACGACGAGTTCATGAAATGGTGCTACAAATCATTGGCGAATATTGCCACGAATAACGATGTGGACA TACCGACGTTCGTGTGCTTCCTACGCGACATCGAGAGCGGCTCCGATGTCCGTGACTACTGCAAGGAGTACCTGGGTGACGGGGCGCCCGCTCAGCAATTCGCTGCCGCGTTCCTTGAACGGCGGAGGGCGCTGGCGGCCGGTAAACGTAATGCCGCCCTGAAGGACGACATGTGTTCGCCGGCGCCGGCGATCACGCCGGGCGGACACCACCACAACCAGGACTTCCAGGAGGTCAAGGTAAG ggcaaaaacaagaaaaacaaaaaatcaaaaatgcaAAAAGTCGACTCAAGAATATTAG